One genomic window of Podarcis muralis chromosome 9, rPodMur119.hap1.1, whole genome shotgun sequence includes the following:
- the SCRG1 gene encoding scrapie-responsive protein 1, with product MTMLSTLLFLSFLLGTNPTPSGRLSCYRKILKDHNCHSVPEGVASLRPIDGLLQDHFWEGKGCEMVCYCNFNELLCCPKGIFFGPKISFVIPCNKP from the exons ATGACGATGCTCTCCACTCTTCTGTTTCTGAGCTTTCTGCTTGGGACCAACCCAACACCATCTGGTCGCCTCTCCTGTTACAGGAAAATATTAAAAGACCACAACTGTCACAGCGTCCCAGAGGGAGTGGCCAGTCTTCGTCCAATTGACGGGCTTCTTCAAGATCACTTCTGGGAGGGAAAGGGCTGCGAGATGGTCTGCTATTGTAATTTTAATGAATTGCTCTGCTGCCCAAA GGGTATCTTTTTTGGGCCAAAAATATCATTTGTGATTCCTTGCAACAAGCCATGA